From a region of the Drosophila mauritiana strain mau12 chromosome 4, ASM438214v1, whole genome shotgun sequence genome:
- the LOC117146303 gene encoding zwei Ig domain protein zig-8, whose protein sequence is MSRGKHATFLNNSPIKIKPFIILVLNLNIWCQYISATSYLSVNDLTNSERPFFDDISPRNVSAVVDEIAILRCRVKNKGNRTVSWMRKRDLHILTTNIYTYTGDQRFSVIHPPGSEDWDLKIDYAQPRDSGVYECQVNTEPKINLAICLQIIADNDFQDLKTKKRFYDTKSARAKILGSTEIHVKRDSTIALACSVNIHAPSVIWYHGSSVVDFDSLRGGISLETEKTDIGTTSRLMLTRASLRDSGNYTCVPNGAIPASVRVHVLTGEQPAAMQTSSAIRSGAFTAMITIISAKVLLYISSLMEHVYLRER, encoded by the exons ATGTCGCGTGGCAAACATGCCACATTCTTAAATAATTcgccaattaaaatcaaaccaTTCATTATATTAGTcttgaatttaaatatatggTGTCAATATATTAGTGCAACTTCATATTTAAGCGTGAACG ACCTAACCAATTCGGAGCGACCTTTCTTTGATGATATCAGCCCGAGAAATGTGTCGGCCGTAGTCGACGAAATCGCAATATTAAGATGTCGGGTTAAAAACAAAGGAAATCGCACG GTATCATGGATGCGTAAGCGGGACCTTCACATTCTTACAACGAACATTTATACGTACACCGGCGATCAACGATTTTCTGTAATACATCCACCAGGCAGTGAAGATTGGGACTTAAAAATTGATTATGCACAGCCTAGAGACAGTGGCGTATATGAGTGTCAAGTGAATACCGAGCCTAAAATAAATTTAGCAATTTGTTTGCAAATAATAG CTGACAACGACTTTCAAGACCTTAAAACTAAAAAGCGGTTTTACGACACAAAGT CGGCTAGAGCAAAAATTCTGGGATCGACGGAAATTCATGTAAAACGGGATAGCACTATTGCCCTGGCTTGCTCTGTTAATATACATGCACCATCTGTGATTTG GTATCATGGCTCATCAGTTGTTGACTTTGATTCACTTCGCGGAGGAATAAGTTTAGAAACGGAAAAAACTGATATAGGAACAACGAGTCGATTGATGCTAACGCGAGCCTCATTAAGGGATTCTGGAAATTATACATGCGTTCCAAATGGAGCCATTCCAGCTTCTGTTAGGGTTCACGTTTTAACTG GTGAGCAGCCTGCAGCAATGCAAACAAGTTCTGCCATTCGGAGTGGGGCTTTCACTGCAATGATAACTATCATATCAGCAAAAGTGTTGTTATATATTTCAAGTCTTATGGAGCATGTGTATCTAAGAGAAAGATGA